A genomic stretch from Sulfurihydrogenibium azorense Az-Fu1 includes:
- the pyrE gene encoding orotate phosphoribosyltransferase, protein MDYKKRLEELIKERALKVADEPIFKLSSGKMSNYYLDLRTITLDPEGGYVIGNLVYQMVKDKNPDAVGGLTLGADPIAYATSLVSYLNNNPIKPFVVRKEPKGHGTGKQIEGNVKPGDNVYILEDVVTTAGSSLKACKVAKEFGLNILGVIAIVDREEGGEENLRKEGFELIPIFKVSHFLKK, encoded by the coding sequence ATGGATTACAAAAAAAGGTTGGAAGAACTAATAAAAGAAAGAGCTTTAAAAGTAGCAGACGAGCCTATATTTAAGCTATCTTCTGGTAAGATGAGCAACTACTATCTTGACCTTAGGACTATAACATTGGACCCAGAAGGTGGATACGTAATTGGAAATCTTGTCTACCAAATGGTAAAAGATAAAAATCCCGATGCAGTAGGAGGTTTAACTCTTGGAGCTGACCCTATAGCCTATGCCACTTCCCTTGTCTCATACCTTAACAACAACCCTATAAAACCTTTTGTTGTAAGGAAAGAGCCAAAAGGGCATGGAACTGGAAAACAGATAGAAGGAAACGTAAAACCAGGAGATAATGTTTACATATTAGAGGATGTTGTAACGACAGCAGGGTCCTCCTTAAAAGCCTGTAAAGTGGCAAAAGAGTTTGGTTTAAACATACTTGGAGTAATAGCTATAGTTGACAGGGAAGAAGGTGGTGAAGAGAATTTAAGGAAAGAAGGATTTGAGCTTATACCTATATTTAAAGTTTCACACTTTCTTAAAAAGTAG
- the ccsA gene encoding cytochrome c biogenesis protein CcsA, which translates to MSKLFLLMPILFYFLSSLSFWIYLFTRNSKVQKLGHSFFGLGFTFQLVLFLLNTVKNKSLPLHSLEEILVFLGLILASIFYGFSFVYRKQLIEFGSLIAPFIMFLLAFSIPLSQSSQNLYNNFWFYLHVGSLVIAYGLIVFSSIAAVIYILTDRDLKRKKVNSFFVVKFSSSLSLIQNLEYKSTILAFIFLSVGLIASSVWSAVYIGKHWIWDVKQVLLFLLWIFYGFILHTRMIKHIKGRKGSYLTLVGSLFAFIVFWLVGHPTF; encoded by the coding sequence ATGAGTAAGCTTTTTTTACTTATGCCTATACTGTTTTACTTTTTATCATCGCTTAGTTTTTGGATATACTTATTTACAAGAAACAGTAAAGTTCAAAAACTGGGACATTCTTTTTTTGGACTGGGTTTTACTTTTCAACTTGTACTATTTCTTTTAAACACTGTAAAAAATAAATCCCTTCCTCTCCACTCTTTAGAAGAAATTTTAGTTTTTCTTGGTCTTATTCTTGCTTCTATTTTCTATGGATTTTCTTTTGTTTATAGAAAACAACTTATAGAGTTTGGGTCTTTAATAGCTCCTTTTATAATGTTTTTACTTGCCTTTTCTATACCCTTGTCCCAAAGTAGTCAAAACCTTTACAACAACTTTTGGTTTTACCTTCATGTTGGGTCTTTAGTAATTGCCTACGGTTTGATTGTTTTTTCTTCTATTGCAGCTGTTATATACATTCTAACAGACAGAGATTTAAAAAGAAAAAAGGTAAACTCTTTTTTTGTTGTTAAGTTTTCTTCCTCTTTATCTTTGATTCAAAATCTTGAGTATAAATCTACAATTTTAGCGTTTATCTTTTTAAGTGTAGGTTTGATAGCATCTTCTGTATGGAGTGCTGTCTATATTGGAAAACATTGGATATGGGATGTTAAGCAAGTTTTACTGTTTTTATTATGGATTTTCTATGGTTTTATTCTTCATACAAGAATGATTAAACATATAAAAGGAAGAAAAGGGTCTTACTTGACCCTTGTAGGAAGTTTATTTGCATTTATCGTTTTTTGGCTTGTAGGACACCCTACTTTTTAA
- the cas6 gene encoding CRISPR-associated endoribonuclease Cas6: protein MRIKITLETPMIPFLYRHRILSLIKEALKKSDKDYKDFLYKNKITKPFTFNLVPPLNKEIKEGEIQIDNNFTVKDYIFYSKDSYFNLFISSADYRFVITLYNGLKNLKTFDFSSYENMLVNGEKVILHIKRVNVLNEKPIRGNSVVFKTNAPIIVEDKNDNPVLFSDKNFEKELNEITDRILSSPHIKGKGLEKPLKFEPIKMGKQVIKHTLKSFREKTGKPVMYLTGNTGVFRLSGHPKDLELLYKIGIGNRTGQGFGMVEVLE from the coding sequence GTGAGAATAAAAATAACGTTAGAAACTCCAATGATACCATTTTTATACAGACATAGAATACTTTCTTTAATAAAAGAAGCTCTAAAAAAATCAGATAAAGATTACAAAGACTTTCTATACAAAAATAAAATAACAAAACCTTTTACCTTCAACTTAGTCCCACCCCTTAACAAAGAAATAAAGGAAGGAGAAATTCAGATAGATAACAACTTTACCGTTAAAGATTACATTTTTTACTCCAAGGACTCTTACTTTAACTTGTTTATATCTTCAGCTGATTACAGATTTGTTATTACACTTTACAACGGATTGAAAAATTTAAAAACCTTTGATTTTAGCTCTTATGAAAATATGCTTGTAAACGGTGAGAAGGTTATTCTTCATATTAAAAGAGTTAACGTTTTAAATGAAAAACCTATAAGAGGTAATAGTGTAGTATTTAAAACAAACGCTCCTATCATCGTAGAGGACAAAAATGACAATCCGGTACTTTTCTCAGATAAAAATTTTGAAAAAGAGCTAAACGAGATAACCGATAGAATCCTATCATCTCCTCACATTAAAGGGAAAGGTCTTGAAAAACCTTTAAAGTTTGAACCTATAAAAATGGGTAAACAAGTTATTAAACATACACTTAAATCTTTTAGAGAAAAAACAGGAAAACCTGTAATGTATCTAACAGGAAACACAGGGGTTTTCAGACTTTCAGGTCATCCTAAAGACTTAGAACTCTTATACAAAATAGGTATAGGGAACAGAACAGGACAAGGCTTTGGAATGGTGGAGGTTTTAGAATAA
- the der gene encoding ribosome biogenesis GTPase Der, producing MFRVAIVGRPNVGKSSLFNRLIGKRKAIVEDIPGVTRDRIISQTEWRGVKFEVVDTGGYITSDEDKFAPYIRKQVEKELQEADLLVFVVDGKQGLTPLDKEIATLLHRTEKPVIVAVNKIDDPEKEKLAYEFYELGFQDVIPISTIQKLGIADLLDKIYEYIPDYEKEVEYEEEEEEKDYIKVAIVGKPNAGKSSLLNAILNEERVLVSDIPGTTRDTVDTLFEKDSQRFLFLDTAGIRKRSKVEYGVEFFSVGRSIEAIEKADVVVLVIDAIIGATEQDQKIAGLIQRRYKPAVIVINKIDMLKEKDIEKVIRQVKEKLYFLDYAPIVLTSAYKKIGIEELLNQIVKVYNQVWKRVSTGQLNRALKQITSLRQPPSYQGKPLKIYYATQLEGKPPAFLLFVNKAEGFKENYVKFLENNLRKLLGLENSPIKLIFRGKEEKAD from the coding sequence ATGTTCAGAGTTGCAATAGTGGGAAGACCTAACGTAGGAAAATCTTCTCTTTTTAACAGGTTAATAGGTAAGAGAAAAGCTATAGTTGAAGATATACCCGGAGTTACAAGAGATAGGATAATATCTCAGACTGAGTGGAGAGGTGTAAAATTTGAAGTAGTAGACACAGGTGGTTATATAACCTCAGATGAAGATAAATTTGCACCCTATATAAGAAAACAAGTAGAAAAGGAGCTCCAAGAGGCAGACCTTTTAGTTTTTGTAGTAGATGGAAAGCAAGGTTTAACGCCGTTAGATAAAGAGATTGCAACACTTCTCCATAGGACGGAAAAACCTGTTATAGTAGCTGTAAACAAAATAGACGACCCGGAAAAAGAAAAACTTGCTTACGAGTTTTATGAGCTTGGTTTTCAAGATGTAATCCCTATATCAACAATACAAAAGTTAGGAATAGCTGACCTTTTAGATAAGATTTACGAGTATATCCCAGACTATGAAAAAGAAGTAGAATATGAAGAAGAGGAAGAAGAAAAAGATTATATAAAAGTAGCAATCGTAGGAAAACCAAACGCTGGAAAGTCTTCTCTTTTAAATGCCATACTTAACGAAGAAAGAGTTTTAGTCTCAGATATTCCCGGAACAACGAGAGATACGGTAGATACTCTTTTTGAAAAAGATAGTCAAAGATTTTTATTCTTAGATACGGCAGGAATAAGAAAGAGATCTAAAGTAGAATATGGAGTAGAGTTTTTCTCAGTTGGAAGGTCTATAGAGGCAATAGAGAAAGCAGATGTGGTAGTACTTGTTATAGATGCTATTATTGGTGCTACAGAACAAGACCAAAAAATAGCTGGATTGATACAAAGAAGATATAAACCAGCTGTTATAGTTATAAACAAGATAGATATGTTGAAAGAGAAAGATATAGAAAAAGTTATAAGACAGGTTAAAGAAAAACTTTACTTTTTAGACTATGCACCGATAGTTTTAACATCTGCATATAAAAAAATAGGTATAGAAGAACTTTTAAACCAAATAGTTAAAGTTTACAATCAAGTATGGAAGAGAGTTTCAACAGGTCAGTTAAACAGAGCATTAAAACAGATAACTTCATTAAGGCAACCACCTTCTTACCAAGGAAAACCATTGAAAATATACTACGCAACACAGTTAGAAGGAAAACCACCTGCGTTTTTACTCTTTGTGAACAAAGCCGAAGGCTTTAAAGAAAATTACGTAAAATTTTTAGAAAATAACTTACGAAAACTCCTTGGTTTAGAAAACTCACCGATAAAATTAATCTTTAGAGGAAAGGAAGAAAAAGCAGACTGA
- a CDS encoding NUDIX domain-containing protein, which translates to MAIKTPYVAVDGIIKVFDENENFKGIVLIERKNPPYGLALPGGFVDVGESVEEALIREMKEETNLDVEIVKLFNVYSKPDRDPRFHTVSIVFLCKAYGQPIGKDDAKKADVYRLEEIPFEKLVFDHGKILKDFLNS; encoded by the coding sequence ATGGCAATAAAAACACCTTACGTAGCAGTTGACGGCATTATAAAAGTTTTTGATGAAAATGAAAACTTTAAAGGTATAGTGCTGATAGAAAGAAAAAATCCCCCTTACGGTCTGGCTTTACCGGGAGGGTTTGTAGATGTAGGAGAAAGTGTAGAAGAGGCTTTAATCAGGGAGATGAAAGAAGAAACAAATTTAGACGTTGAGATAGTGAAACTTTTTAACGTGTATTCAAAACCTGACAGAGACCCAAGATTCCACACAGTTTCTATAGTTTTTTTGTGTAAAGCCTATGGACAACCTATAGGTAAAGACGATGCAAAGAAAGCTGACGTATATAGGTTAGAAGAGATACCCTTTGAAAAACTTGTATTTGACCATGGAAAGATACTAAAGGACTTTTTAAACAGTTGA
- a CDS encoding LolA family protein — translation MRFLTLILILFNLSFGQDFLTEFQKKLSEIKAFESEFTQKTYQAGFKNPDIFTGELKVSKPLTIKLDYTKPYKQTIFMTKEKIILYNPQENQALITSPQNSLLITDVITIFVDNKPINKVFNIKSQQENKNYVILELIPKNGNDIKSLELTIEKNTLKLQKISAVDLDGNRIEVEFKNFKYYNTPLSLDFKLPKNVEIIRQ, via the coding sequence ATGAGATTCCTAACTTTAATACTAATCCTATTTAACCTGTCCTTCGGACAGGACTTTTTAACTGAATTTCAAAAAAAGTTAAGTGAGATAAAAGCTTTTGAGTCTGAGTTTACCCAAAAAACCTACCAAGCTGGATTTAAAAACCCTGATATCTTTACGGGAGAACTAAAAGTATCTAAACCACTAACTATAAAGTTAGATTACACAAAACCTTACAAACAGACTATATTTATGACAAAAGAAAAAATAATCCTTTACAACCCACAAGAAAACCAAGCTTTAATAACATCACCCCAAAACAGCTTGCTTATAACAGATGTTATAACTATTTTTGTTGATAACAAACCGATAAACAAAGTCTTTAACATCAAATCTCAGCAAGAGAATAAAAACTATGTAATATTGGAACTAATACCTAAAAATGGCAATGATATTAAATCACTGGAGCTTACAATAGAAAAAAACACCTTAAAACTGCAAAAAATATCAGCTGTAGATTTAGATGGAAATAGAATAGAAGTAGAGTTTAAAAACTTCAAATACTATAACACACCTTTAAGCTTAGACTTTAAACTACCGAAAAATGTAGAAATAATTAGACAGTAA
- a CDS encoding nitrilase-related carbon-nitrogen hydrolase: MYSLQLNLELGNVDSNMKKIYDILNSRKIKSDSLVLLPEMFSCGFDNDNLIEHSKKTPKIYRELQEISKEKKLVIAGTLPERKKNEVYNMGFVIDNGEITAKRPKVKLFTPTNEHKYFKAGKNIHIDITESSAGNLGFMICFELRFPNISYHLRKKDVEIILVPAQWGKERVEHLKILSRARAVETQSFVVVSNTVGKIGEVEYAGHSGIYSPWGDILDIERNDEGVLWADVDLDEVYKVRNKIKMEL, from the coding sequence GTGTATAGCTTACAGCTGAACTTGGAACTTGGAAATGTAGATTCTAATATGAAAAAGATATACGATATACTTAACTCTAGGAAAATAAAATCAGACTCGTTAGTGCTACTTCCTGAAATGTTTAGCTGTGGATTTGACAACGATAATCTAATAGAACACTCTAAAAAAACTCCAAAAATATACAGAGAGCTTCAAGAAATATCAAAAGAGAAAAAGTTAGTAATAGCTGGAACACTTCCAGAAAGGAAGAAAAATGAAGTATACAACATGGGATTTGTAATAGACAACGGAGAGATAACTGCAAAAAGACCAAAAGTAAAACTGTTTACACCTACAAACGAACACAAGTACTTTAAAGCAGGAAAAAATATACATATAGACATAACTGAGAGCTCAGCTGGAAACCTTGGATTTATGATATGTTTTGAGCTTAGATTTCCAAACATATCTTATCATTTAAGGAAAAAAGATGTAGAAATAATCCTTGTCCCAGCCCAGTGGGGAAAAGAGAGAGTAGAACACCTAAAAATCTTATCAAGGGCAAGGGCAGTAGAGACTCAATCTTTTGTAGTTGTAAGTAATACAGTTGGAAAGATAGGAGAGGTAGAGTATGCCGGACACTCAGGTATATACTCACCTTGGGGAGATATCCTTGATATAGAAAGAAACGATGAAGGTGTCCTTTGGGCAGATGTAGACTTAGATGAAGTTTATAAAGTGAGAAATAAAATAAAGATGGAGTTGTGA
- the trxA gene encoding thioredoxin yields the protein MIIDVNSENFSEVLEKSYENVVVIDFWAPWCGPCRALKPILEKLSKEFGFILAKVNTDENPDIAQEFGVHGIPDVRIIKDGKVVDKFVGALPESQVRNIISKYIKSQADKIIEEASMMVLSGNREGAYQLFKEAVEKYPENKKLVLEAAKFMIKTNHLEEAEKLLNSIKEYDKEYFTQAQALKEFIQLKKECETKDVNTELEKLYAQASCYAVEENYEEALKLFLEIVKQDRKFKDDGARKAMVSIFTLLGESHPLTKEYRKKLAMWLY from the coding sequence ATGATAATAGATGTAAATTCTGAAAACTTTTCAGAAGTTTTAGAAAAGTCTTACGAAAATGTGGTAGTTATTGACTTTTGGGCACCATGGTGTGGACCTTGTAGAGCTTTAAAACCTATCCTTGAAAAACTTTCTAAAGAGTTTGGTTTTATCCTTGCGAAAGTTAACACTGACGAAAACCCTGATATAGCCCAAGAGTTTGGTGTTCATGGTATTCCAGATGTAAGGATAATAAAAGACGGAAAAGTAGTTGACAAGTTTGTAGGAGCTCTACCAGAAAGCCAAGTTAGAAACATAATCAGTAAATATATAAAGTCCCAAGCAGACAAGATAATAGAAGAAGCAAGTATGATGGTACTATCAGGAAACAGAGAAGGAGCTTACCAGCTATTTAAAGAAGCTGTAGAAAAATACCCTGAAAACAAAAAACTTGTATTAGAAGCTGCCAAGTTTATGATAAAAACAAACCACCTTGAAGAAGCTGAAAAACTTCTAAACTCAATAAAAGAGTACGATAAAGAGTACTTTACCCAAGCACAAGCCTTAAAAGAGTTTATCCAACTTAAGAAAGAGTGTGAAACCAAAGATGTAAACACAGAATTGGAAAAACTATACGCCCAAGCTTCTTGCTACGCAGTAGAAGAAAATTACGAAGAAGCTCTAAAGTTATTTTTAGAGATAGTAAAACAAGACAGAAAGTTTAAAGATGATGGAGCAAGAAAAGCAATGGTATCTATATTTACACTCCTTGGAGAGTCCCATCCACTTACAAAAGAGTACAGGAAAAAACTTGCAATGTGGTTATACTAA
- a CDS encoding UDP-N-acetylmuramoyl-L-alanyl-D-glutamate--2,6-diaminopimelate ligase, producing MKELQDLLTGEKVVNLGKSQVVKGITNNSSKVQKDYAFFAIKGNSTDGHHFIEDAITKGASTVFIQDTSIIDTLKRKYPYINIVFSENTRKSLATASNKFYNEPSKYLKVIGITGTNGKTSVSNLLAQYYENAGYKVGVIGTINYRIGDEILSSGHTTPDPVQWFETLNLMKEKGCDVVVAEVSSHAAHQFRVYSTLFHGGIFTNLTQDHLDYHGTMENYFLAKREFFNQIQLFNDKAIASVNIDDPYGKRIYNDFKEKIDFITYGFEGEFKIKDYNLSLFETLFNIEYKGKTLNFKTKLRGLFNVYNLSASISFLIKDGFDIDFLKDKTLDLKPIRGRFEVVEAKDFIVVIDYAHTPDALENILKSLNQIKQNRVITVFGAGGNRDRTKRPLMGKVAQDFSDIVILTSDNPRFEDPNQIIKDILEGITQKSKVIVEPDRKKAIEYAIKTAQKGDIVLIAGKGHENYQIIKDQVIPFDDKEVVNQILKEI from the coding sequence ATGAAAGAGCTTCAAGACTTACTTACAGGCGAGAAAGTAGTAAATTTAGGAAAAAGTCAAGTTGTAAAAGGTATAACAAATAACAGTAGTAAAGTACAAAAAGATTACGCCTTTTTTGCTATAAAAGGGAATTCTACAGATGGGCATCACTTTATAGAAGACGCTATAACTAAAGGTGCAAGTACTGTTTTTATTCAAGATACATCAATCATTGATACATTGAAAAGAAAATATCCCTACATAAATATAGTCTTTTCAGAAAATACGAGAAAAAGTCTTGCTACAGCTTCAAACAAATTTTACAATGAACCTTCAAAGTACTTAAAAGTTATAGGCATTACTGGAACAAACGGGAAAACTTCAGTCTCTAACCTACTTGCCCAGTACTACGAAAATGCAGGATACAAAGTAGGAGTAATAGGAACTATAAACTACCGTATAGGAGATGAAATTTTATCGTCAGGGCACACAACCCCAGACCCTGTCCAATGGTTTGAAACCCTCAACCTTATGAAAGAAAAAGGGTGTGATGTAGTGGTTGCAGAAGTCTCTTCCCATGCAGCTCACCAGTTTAGAGTTTACTCAACCCTATTCCACGGAGGCATCTTTACAAACCTAACTCAAGACCACTTAGACTATCACGGAACTATGGAAAACTACTTTTTAGCAAAAAGAGAGTTTTTCAACCAGATACAACTTTTCAACGATAAAGCTATAGCAAGTGTAAACATAGATGACCCTTACGGAAAAAGAATATACAACGACTTTAAAGAAAAGATAGACTTTATAACATACGGATTTGAGGGAGAATTTAAGATAAAAGACTACAACCTGTCCCTTTTTGAAACACTGTTTAATATAGAATATAAAGGAAAGACTTTAAACTTTAAAACAAAACTCAGAGGACTGTTTAACGTTTACAACCTTTCAGCTTCTATATCTTTTTTAATCAAAGATGGATTTGATATAGACTTTCTAAAAGATAAGACTTTAGACCTAAAACCAATTAGAGGTAGGTTTGAGGTTGTAGAGGCAAAAGATTTTATAGTTGTAATAGACTATGCCCATACACCAGATGCACTTGAAAATATTTTAAAATCTCTAAACCAGATAAAACAAAATAGAGTAATCACAGTCTTTGGAGCCGGAGGTAATAGAGATAGGACTAAAAGACCATTAATGGGAAAAGTTGCACAAGATTTTTCTGACATAGTTATACTAACATCAGACAACCCAAGATTTGAAGACCCAAACCAAATAATAAAGGATATATTAGAAGGCATAACCCAAAAGTCTAAAGTTATAGTAGAGCCAGATAGAAAAAAAGCTATAGAGTATGCCATAAAAACGGCTCAAAAAGGAGATATAGTACTAATAGCCGGGAAAGGACACGAAAACTACCAAATAATCAAGGACCAAGTCATACCCTTTGATGACAAAGAAGTAGTTAATCAGATACTTAAGGAGATTTAA
- a CDS encoding histone deacetylase family protein, whose protein sequence is MKRVGYIYDDIYLKHDTGIGHPESPQRLVYINRYLEPLKDKLVHISPRRATVKEITLIHDTYYPQEIMDFCSAGGGYLDPDTHVGIHSYDAAVMAVGAGLQAVDKILSNEVERVFCAVRPPGHHAEKDKAMGFCIFNNIAITARYAQSKGFKKVFIIDFDAHHGNGTQKAFYDDDTVFYFSTHEYPFYPGTGSKDEKGVGKGYGYTYNVPLPAGTGDDVYLQIYQEELPPLVKSFDPDIILVSAGYDLHEDDPLTYLEVSTEGIGKIVESILQLKDVPYIFMLEGGYNLDAIGESVKLTIEKMLEV, encoded by the coding sequence ATGAAAAGAGTAGGTTATATTTACGATGATATTTACTTAAAACACGATACAGGTATAGGTCATCCAGAATCACCCCAGAGATTGGTCTATATAAATAGATACCTAGAGCCTTTAAAAGATAAACTTGTCCATATCAGTCCAAGAAGGGCAACTGTAAAAGAGATAACCCTGATACACGATACTTACTATCCTCAGGAGATTATGGATTTTTGCTCTGCAGGAGGAGGCTACTTAGACCCGGACACCCATGTAGGTATTCACTCTTACGATGCAGCTGTTATGGCTGTTGGTGCAGGTTTACAAGCTGTAGATAAGATACTATCAAATGAGGTAGAAAGGGTTTTTTGTGCAGTTAGACCCCCAGGCCACCACGCCGAAAAGGACAAAGCCATGGGATTTTGTATTTTTAACAATATAGCAATCACTGCAAGGTACGCTCAAAGTAAAGGTTTTAAAAAAGTTTTTATAATAGATTTTGATGCTCACCATGGAAATGGAACCCAGAAAGCCTTTTACGATGATGATACAGTTTTTTACTTTTCAACCCATGAGTACCCCTTTTACCCGGGAACAGGCTCAAAAGATGAAAAAGGAGTAGGAAAAGGCTACGGCTACACTTACAACGTACCACTACCAGCAGGAACAGGAGATGATGTTTACTTACAAATCTACCAAGAAGAACTACCACCTTTGGTAAAATCCTTTGATCCTGATATAATACTTGTATCAGCAGGATACGACCTACACGAAGATGACCCTCTTACATACTTAGAAGTAAGTACAGAAGGTATAGGGAAAATTGTAGAAAGCATACTACAGCTAAAAGACGTGCCTTACATATTTATGTTAGAGGGTGGTTATAACTTAGATGCCATAGGAGAAAGTGTAAAACTTACAATAGAAAAGATGTTAGAGGTTTAG
- a CDS encoding serine/threonine protein kinase: MVKFSDIKPKIENPTKIGEGWRAVVYRGKFEGQDLAFKVASEDIHKHPIQKEGIILQQVNKYCIGPVFKFSGEDFIAYNYIEGKPLNEVLSKNNYQHLITQLLDQSFILDTLKIDKGEMHRPYANVLVDEDLKLYLIDFERATKSLKPKNVLNVIQFISRGLDNKEDLIKLLKIYKFHQSQENFEKLKDYIFTVICQKI; this comes from the coding sequence TTGGTAAAGTTTTCTGATATAAAACCTAAAATAGAAAATCCAACAAAAATAGGAGAAGGCTGGAGAGCTGTAGTTTACAGAGGTAAGTTTGAAGGGCAAGATTTAGCCTTTAAAGTAGCATCTGAAGATATACATAAACATCCTATCCAAAAAGAAGGAATAATACTACAACAGGTAAATAAATACTGTATAGGACCTGTATTTAAGTTTTCCGGAGAAGACTTTATAGCTTATAATTACATAGAAGGAAAACCACTTAACGAAGTATTGAGTAAAAATAACTACCAACACCTTATAACTCAACTTTTAGACCAGAGTTTTATTTTAGATACGTTAAAAATAGACAAAGGAGAGATGCACAGACCTTACGCAAATGTTCTTGTAGATGAGGATTTAAAGCTTTACCTAATAGATTTTGAAAGGGCAACAAAATCTCTAAAACCAAAGAATGTATTAAATGTTATTCAGTTTATTAGTAGAGGTTTAGACAACAAAGAAGATTTAATAAAACTGCTAAAGATTTATAAATTCCACCAGTCTCAAGAAAACTTTGAAAAGTTAAAAGATTATATCTTTACTGTAATTTGTCAGAAAATATAA
- a CDS encoding IS200/IS605 family accessory protein TnpB-related protein, with translation MKKKILSAHRKRWLDNNFHKIARKLVDLLHETGHKTIYIGKNAIESKNGIDLGKKTNQDFVSIPFRRLIKLIEYKAYEYGMEVIEVDESYTSKTSPLANIFEVKETKNKEVCQGKRDGDIFKDKVLNKVFHADLVGAVNIIRVGAKLLRLRFYENLKTFFIKLCNPVKLKLIDLFYKVSPESLRIGSSRWGASFPAGWMEKSGYLNTFGT, from the coding sequence TTGAAGAAAAAAATTTTATCCGCACACAGGAAGAGATGGCTTGATAACAACTTTCACAAAATAGCAAGGAAACTGGTTGATTTACTCCATGAAACAGGACATAAAACCATCTACATAGGAAAAAATGCAATTGAAAGTAAAAACGGTATAGACTTAGGAAAAAAAACTAATCAAGATTTTGTATCTATTCCTTTTAGAAGGTTAATAAAGTTAATAGAATACAAAGCTTATGAGTATGGAATGGAAGTTATAGAGGTTGATGAGAGTTATACATCTAAAACATCACCGTTAGCTAATATATTTGAAGTAAAAGAGACAAAAAATAAAGAAGTATGTCAAGGAAAAAGGGATGGAGATATATTTAAAGATAAAGTTTTAAATAAAGTATTTCACGCAGATTTAGTGGGAGCAGTAAATATTATTAGAGTAGGAGCCAAGCTCCTGAGACTTAGGTTTTACGAAAATCTTAAAACTTTCTTTATAAAGCTTTGCAATCCTGTAAAGCTTAAGTTGATTGATTTGTTTTACAAAGTATCTCCTGAGTCCTTACGGATAGGGAGTAGTAGGTGGGGAGCATCATTCCCTGCAGGGTGGATGGAAAAATCAGGTTATTTGAATACATTTGGAACTTAA